One Pigmentibacter ruber genomic window, TTGAATTTAAATTTGGTAAATATCTATGCAAAACCCTCAAAATGTCTTTGAAAAAAATATTATTTTTAAAAATTTTTTGCTATTTTTTATTTTAATCTTCACAGGAATATTTATTTTAATTGAATTAAAGAATGGAAGATATTGGCAAAGTGATTTTGAAGTATATTATAAAGCTGCTTTACGAATGCTAAATTCAGAAAATTTGTATAGAATTGTGGAAGATAATTTTTATAGATATAAATATTCTCCTGCAGCAGCTATTCTTTATACACCATTCACTATACTACCATTTGAGTTTGCAAAGATTTCATATACTTTTTTTCTAAGTTTCCTCATATATCTAATAATAAAAATATCATATAAAATGTCAAAAATTGATAAAAATTATTTTCAAAATAATAAAATTAAAATATTTGCATATAGCTTTATCATGCTTGGAATTGCAAATAACTTTACTAGAGAATTGCATCTTGGGCAAGCTAATATAATAATTCTATTTTTTTCTTTATTATCTCTTTACACCCAAGAAAAGAATCGTTTTCTTTCAGCTTTTTTTCTAGCATATTCTGGAATAATTAAACCATATTTTATTTTATTCATAATTTATTATATTTTCCAAAAAGAATTTAAATACCTTCTATATTTATTTTTATCTATATTTATAATTTCAACTATTCCATTTATATTTTTTAATTT contains:
- a CDS encoding glycosyltransferase family 87 protein; the protein is MQNPQNVFEKNIIFKNFLLFFILIFTGIFILIELKNGRYWQSDFEVYYKAALRMLNSENLYRIVEDNFYRYKYSPAAAILYTPFTILPFEFAKISYTFFLSFLIYLIIKISYKMSKIDKNYFQNNKIKIFAYSFIMLGIANNFTRELHLGQANIIILFFSLLSLYTQEKNRFLSAFFLAYSGIIKPYFILFIIYYIFQKEFKYLLYLFLSIFIISTIPFIFFNFNSFIENYLLWFNEIKIEILRERNEISFGNISIFTFFDNFFINILNLKKEISHIITLTFTGIFTYLFLLESKKRMDKNLCSFYNFSFLLSLIPLLASNGRSIYIFSFPLIFLVSLNFKEKNKLLIILYIIAISLIGLNFGDIQIISMFIKKYSLMPLGVLILLTILFYNVRKIKIIKTEGH